In a genomic window of Gadus chalcogrammus isolate NIFS_2021 chromosome 17, NIFS_Gcha_1.0, whole genome shotgun sequence:
- the gigyf1a gene encoding GRB10-interacting GYF protein 1 isoform X5, whose translation MTAETLNFGPEWLRALSSGGSVTSPPPSPAMPKYKLAEYRYGREEMLALYIKDNKVPEDMQDKEFAAILQEEPMQPLALVPLTEEEQRNFSMSVNSVAVLRLMGKGVGGPAPAGVVRGRGAARGGRGRGRGEGGFYQRSIEEPELGFGRSVREIHRSQSWDDRGERRFEKPLRREVTGRPGFEEVAAVAPGPGRKEHTRADSDNWRTLREEQAEDSNWRMGVCRRDGTFDLTPSDGGPRSAGWRDHSAPGESRRRKFDFDFRDSDGRGGGGGGRRRAGSEGMEDDRDGLPEWCTDEEEGDLGTFDSSGAFMPLKKGGKDMILEEELDFQGIEEEDEEEFPAESERPNNSGGDKDKESKETGFGDHQGKRSPPCSSPPNHMNPDSKAGGARMVVQDNPQQTNNLPHKGSNMLNDAGPAGLSKVHVSLSNNVSNNVGHAHASVLPSPPPSSAAPLLPPAGGDIEDDEGMKHLQQEAEKMVASLQDTSLEEECFTQALQHHQHHHHQHQQQQQRQEQQQQQDGRNTADALPLGHEAAKKWFYKDPQGEIQGPFTTMEMCEWFQAGYFTMTLLVKRGCDEGFQPLGDVIKMWGRVPFVPGPSPPPLLVRQPPPPQRPQATQRSSSVTGNLEQERLKKQQELIYQQIQQQQQLFQLINRCSDQGMMPSMNRSMSVPDTGSMWDMHTSASQPSGGEASLWDLTMNSSTQGPTLEQLQKQERREAELRAKREEEERKRREEKRRQEELKRREEEDLFRRKQCRQQQELIMKLLQQAPLQQGSGAGGSGWGGPSSSGMAKSGKPPALTLLEMHQEAERILKQQRVQQQRDRHSGMPMGSSSMGGQWADGVGMWGGPGGMDSKAPGGGSSGGMGMWDEAVKNQGSLRGNNNMGMKNSRSSPSLSDQYLMRRKRTEDEDKLLKLLQGMKPQDGFTTWCEQMLHALNTSTNNSSSSLDVATIVAYLKEVESPYAVLDFIRSYLGDTVEAKEFAKQFLERRAKQKANQQRQQQQLSKEVAGLNMNFPLQDSMRGMNPGALQSMFQNTHMGKAGLYDNQGGKMKKKQPMMLHSDPSILGYSFHNTGECLSLNEMEMEDY comes from the exons GCTTCGTGCACTGTCCAGTGGGGGGAGTGTGacatctccccctccttcccccgccATGCCAAAGTACAAGCTGGCCGAGTACCGCTACGGCCGCGAGGAGATGCTAGCACTTTATATCAAAGACAACAAG GTCCCCGAGGACATGCAGGATAAGGAGTTTGCTGCTATTCTGCAAGAAGAACCCATGCAGCCGCTGGCACTGGTGCCCCTCaccgaggaggagcag AGGAACTTCTCCATGTCTGTGAACAGCGTGGCGGTGCTGAGGCTCATGGGTAAAGGAGTGGGAGGCCCCGCCCCGGCCGGTGTGGTCCGGGGCCGAGGGGCCGCGAGAGGCGGTCGAG GTCGTGGGCGCGGAGAAGGCGGGTTCTACCAAAGAAGTATTGAGGAGCCGGAGTTGGGCTTCGGTCGCAGCGTCCGGGAGATTCACCGCAGCCAGAGCTGGGACGACAG GGGCGAGCGCCGCTTCGAGAAGCCCCTGCGGCGCGAGGTGACGGGCCGGCCCGGCTTTGAGGAGGTGGCCGccgtggccccggggcccggcagGAAGGAGCACACACGGGCCGACAGCGACAACTGGCGCACCCTGCGGgaggagcaggcggagga CAGCAACTGGAGGATGGGCGTCTGCCGCAGGGACG GAACTTTTGATCTAACCCCATCAGACGGAGGTCCTCGCTCAGCAGGCTGGCGGGACCACAGCGCCCCGGGCGAGAGTCGGCGCAGGAAGTTTGACTTTGACTTCCGGGACTCTGACgggcgcggcggcggtggcggcgggcggcggcgagCGGGCAGCGAGGGCATGGAGGACGACCGGGACGGGCTCCCAGAGTGGTGcacagacgaggaggagggagacctgGGCACCTTCGACTCCTCTGGAGCGTTCATGCCCCTtaag AAGGGAGGCAAGGACAtgatcctggaggaggagctggacttCCAGGGCAtcgaggaggaagatgaggaggagttcCCAGCTGAGTCTGAGAGGCCCAACAACTCCGGCGGTGATAAAGATAAGG AGAGCAAGGAGACCGGGTTCGGCGACCACCAGGGTAAACGCTCCCCACCTTGCTCCTCCCCCCCGAACCACATGAACCCCGACTCCAAGGCTGGCGGCGCAAGGATGGTTGTCCAAGACAACCCCCAGCAAACAAACAACCTGCCCCACAAAGGCAGTAACATGTTGAACGATG CAGGTCCCGCGGGGTTGTCCAAGGTCCACGTGAGCCTCAGTAACAACGTGTCCAACAACGTCGGCCATGCCCACGCCTCggtccttccctcccccccgccctcctctgcTGCTCCGCTCCTCCCTCCTGCAGGGGGAGACATCGAGGACGACGAGGGCATGAAGCACCTACAGCAG GAGGCGGAGAAGATGGTGGCGTCGCTGCAGGACACGTCCCTGGAGGAAGAGTGCTTCACCCAGGCCctgcagcaccaccagcaccaccaccaccagcaccagcagcagcagcagaggcaggaacagcagcagcagcaagacgGCCGCAACACGGCCGACGCACTCCCACTGGGCCACGAGGCTGCCAAGAAGTGGTTCTACAAGGACCCCCAGGGGGAGATCCAAG gCCCCTTCACCACCATGGAGATGTGCGAGTGGTTCCAGGCGGGCTACTTTACCATGACGCTGCTGGTGAAGCGTGGCTGCGACGAGGGCTTCCAGCCCCTCGGCGACGTCATCAAGATGTGGGGCCGGGTGCCCTTCGTCCCGGGACCCTCGCCGCCCCCGCTGCTGGTGaggcagccccctcccccccagcgcCCACAGGCCACACAGAGGAGCTCCTCTGTGACG ggtaaCCTGGAGCAGGAGCGTCTGAAGAAGCAGCAGGAGCTGATCTACCAGCAgatccagcaacagcagcagctcttCCAGCTCATCAACAG GTGCAGTGATCAGGGTATGATGCCTTCGATGAACAGGTCGATGTCAGTGCCAGATACAGGGTCCATGTGGGACATGCATACCTCAGCTTCTCAACCGTCGG GCGGAGAGGCCAGTCTTTGGGACTTAACAATGAATTCTTCTACTCAGGGTCCAACTCTCGAACAGCTTCAAAAG caggagagaagagaggctgAACTCAGGGCgaagcgggaggaggaggagcgcaagcgacgggaggagaagaggagacaggaggagctaaagaggagggaagaggaggacctCTTCCGGCGCAAGCAG TGCCGACAGCAGCAGGAGCTCATCATGAAGTTACTCCAGCAGGCCCCCCTGCAGCAGGGCTCCGGCGCCGGGGGCTCGGGCTGGGGAGGGCCCTCCTCCTCTGGGATGGCCAAGTCAGGAAAGCCCCCGGCTCTCACCTTGCTGGAGATGCACCAGGAGGCCGAACGCATACTGAAGCAGCAGCgggtccagcagcagagagacagg CACTCCGGCATGCCCATGGGCTCCTCCTCCATGGGGGGCCAGTGGGCGGACGGCGTGGGCATGTGGGGCGGCCCGGGGGGCATGGACTCCAAGGCCCCCGGGGGAGGCTCTTCCGGCGGGATGGGCATGTGGGACGAGGCGGTGAAGAACCAGGGCAGTCTCCGTGGCAACAACAACATGGGCATGAAGAACAGCCGCAGCAGCCCGTCGCTCAG TGACCAGTACCTGATGCGGCGCAAGCGGACGGAGGACGAGGACAAGCTGCTGAAGCTCCTCCAGGGCATGAAGCCCCAGGACGGCTTCACCACCTGGTGCGAGCAGATGCTGCACGCCCtcaacacctccaccaacaactcctcctcctcgctggatG tggCCACCATCGTTGCGTACCTGAAGGAGGTGGAGTCGCCCTACGCTGTGCTGGACTTCATCAGGTCCTACCTGGGCGACACCGTGGAAGCCAAAGAGTTTGCCAAACAGTTCCTGGAGCGCCGTGCCAAACAGAAAGCTAACCAACAGAGACAGCAGCAACAG TTATCAAAGGAAGTTGCTGGATTGAACATGAACTTCCCACTGCAG GACTCCATGCGCGGTATGAACCCCGGCGCCCTGCAGTCCATGTTCCAGAACACCCACATGGGCAAGGCTGGTCTCTATGACAACCAAGGagggaagatgaagaagaaacaGCCCATGATGCTGCATTCTGACCCCAGCATTTTAG gcTACTCATTCCACAACACGGGCGAGTGTCTGAGCCTGAATGAAATGGAGATGGAGGATTACTGA
- the gigyf1a gene encoding GRB10-interacting GYF protein 1 isoform X3, producing MNKAWINLTLPLLLSAVIKCVSDFNVLVSPGRLVTIGTFDLTPSDGGPRSAGWRDHSAPGESRRRKFDFDFRDSDGRGGGGGGRRRAGSEGMEDDRDGLPEWCTDEEEGDLGTFDSSGAFMPLKKGGKDMILEEELDFQGIEEEDEEEFPAESERPNNSGGDKDKESKETGFGDHQGKRSPPCSSPPNHMNPDSKAGGARMVVQDNPQQTNNLPHKGSNMLNDAGPAGLSKVHVSLSNNVSNNVGHAHASVLPSPPPSSAAPLLPPAGGDIEDDEGMKHLQQEAEKMVASLQDTSLEEECFTQALQHHQHHHHQHQQQQQRQEQQQQQDGRNTADALPLGHEAAKKWFYKDPQGEIQGPFTTMEMCEWFQAGYFTMTLLVKRGCDEGFQPLGDVIKMWGRVPFVPGPSPPPLLVRQPPPPQRPQATQRSSSVTGNLEQERLKKQQELIYQQIQQQQQLFQLINRCSDQGMMPSMNRSMSVPDTGSMWDMHTSASQPSGGEASLWDLTMNSSTQGPTLEQLQKERREAELRAKREEEERKRREEKRRQEELKRREEEDLFRRKQCRQQQELIMKLLQQAPLQQGSGAGGSGWGGPSSSGMAKSGKPPALTLLEMHQEAERILKQQRVQQQRDRHSGMPMGSSSMGGQWADGVGMWGGPGGMDSKAPGGGSSGGMGMWDEAVKNQGSLRGNNNMGMKNSRSSPSLSDQYLMRRKRTEDEDKLLKLLQGMKPQDGFTTWCEQMLHALNTSTNNSSSSLDVATIVAYLKEVESPYAVLDFIRSYLGDTVEAKEFAKQFLERRAKQKANQQRQQQQLSKEVAGLNMNFPLQDSMRGMNPGALQSMFQNTHMGKAGLYDNQGGKMKKKQPMMLHSDPSILGYSFHNTGECLSLNEMEMEDY from the exons ATGAATAAAGCCTGGATTAACCTGACCCTACCACTGCTCTTGAGTGCGGTAATAAAGTGTGTATCTGACTTTAATGTTCTGGTCTCTCCCGGGCGACTGGTTACAATAGGAACTTTTGATCTAACCCCATCAGACGGAGGTCCTCGCTCAGCAGGCTGGCGGGACCACAGCGCCCCGGGCGAGAGTCGGCGCAGGAAGTTTGACTTTGACTTCCGGGACTCTGACgggcgcggcggcggtggcggcgggcggcggcgagCGGGCAGCGAGGGCATGGAGGACGACCGGGACGGGCTCCCAGAGTGGTGcacagacgaggaggagggagacctgGGCACCTTCGACTCCTCTGGAGCGTTCATGCCCCTtaag AAGGGAGGCAAGGACAtgatcctggaggaggagctggacttCCAGGGCAtcgaggaggaagatgaggaggagttcCCAGCTGAGTCTGAGAGGCCCAACAACTCCGGCGGTGATAAAGATAAGG AGAGCAAGGAGACCGGGTTCGGCGACCACCAGGGTAAACGCTCCCCACCTTGCTCCTCCCCCCCGAACCACATGAACCCCGACTCCAAGGCTGGCGGCGCAAGGATGGTTGTCCAAGACAACCCCCAGCAAACAAACAACCTGCCCCACAAAGGCAGTAACATGTTGAACGATG CAGGTCCCGCGGGGTTGTCCAAGGTCCACGTGAGCCTCAGTAACAACGTGTCCAACAACGTCGGCCATGCCCACGCCTCggtccttccctcccccccgccctcctctgcTGCTCCGCTCCTCCCTCCTGCAGGGGGAGACATCGAGGACGACGAGGGCATGAAGCACCTACAGCAG GAGGCGGAGAAGATGGTGGCGTCGCTGCAGGACACGTCCCTGGAGGAAGAGTGCTTCACCCAGGCCctgcagcaccaccagcaccaccaccaccagcaccagcagcagcagcagaggcaggaacagcagcagcagcaagacgGCCGCAACACGGCCGACGCACTCCCACTGGGCCACGAGGCTGCCAAGAAGTGGTTCTACAAGGACCCCCAGGGGGAGATCCAAG gCCCCTTCACCACCATGGAGATGTGCGAGTGGTTCCAGGCGGGCTACTTTACCATGACGCTGCTGGTGAAGCGTGGCTGCGACGAGGGCTTCCAGCCCCTCGGCGACGTCATCAAGATGTGGGGCCGGGTGCCCTTCGTCCCGGGACCCTCGCCGCCCCCGCTGCTGGTGaggcagccccctcccccccagcgcCCACAGGCCACACAGAGGAGCTCCTCTGTGACG ggtaaCCTGGAGCAGGAGCGTCTGAAGAAGCAGCAGGAGCTGATCTACCAGCAgatccagcaacagcagcagctcttCCAGCTCATCAACAG GTGCAGTGATCAGGGTATGATGCCTTCGATGAACAGGTCGATGTCAGTGCCAGATACAGGGTCCATGTGGGACATGCATACCTCAGCTTCTCAACCGTCGG GCGGAGAGGCCAGTCTTTGGGACTTAACAATGAATTCTTCTACTCAGGGTCCAACTCTCGAACAGCTTCAAAAG gagagaagagaggctgAACTCAGGGCgaagcgggaggaggaggagcgcaagcgacgggaggagaagaggagacaggaggagctaaagaggagggaagaggaggacctCTTCCGGCGCAAGCAG TGCCGACAGCAGCAGGAGCTCATCATGAAGTTACTCCAGCAGGCCCCCCTGCAGCAGGGCTCCGGCGCCGGGGGCTCGGGCTGGGGAGGGCCCTCCTCCTCTGGGATGGCCAAGTCAGGAAAGCCCCCGGCTCTCACCTTGCTGGAGATGCACCAGGAGGCCGAACGCATACTGAAGCAGCAGCgggtccagcagcagagagacagg CACTCCGGCATGCCCATGGGCTCCTCCTCCATGGGGGGCCAGTGGGCGGACGGCGTGGGCATGTGGGGCGGCCCGGGGGGCATGGACTCCAAGGCCCCCGGGGGAGGCTCTTCCGGCGGGATGGGCATGTGGGACGAGGCGGTGAAGAACCAGGGCAGTCTCCGTGGCAACAACAACATGGGCATGAAGAACAGCCGCAGCAGCCCGTCGCTCAG TGACCAGTACCTGATGCGGCGCAAGCGGACGGAGGACGAGGACAAGCTGCTGAAGCTCCTCCAGGGCATGAAGCCCCAGGACGGCTTCACCACCTGGTGCGAGCAGATGCTGCACGCCCtcaacacctccaccaacaactcctcctcctcgctggatG tggCCACCATCGTTGCGTACCTGAAGGAGGTGGAGTCGCCCTACGCTGTGCTGGACTTCATCAGGTCCTACCTGGGCGACACCGTGGAAGCCAAAGAGTTTGCCAAACAGTTCCTGGAGCGCCGTGCCAAACAGAAAGCTAACCAACAGAGACAGCAGCAACAG TTATCAAAGGAAGTTGCTGGATTGAACATGAACTTCCCACTGCAG GACTCCATGCGCGGTATGAACCCCGGCGCCCTGCAGTCCATGTTCCAGAACACCCACATGGGCAAGGCTGGTCTCTATGACAACCAAGGagggaagatgaagaagaaacaGCCCATGATGCTGCATTCTGACCCCAGCATTTTAG gcTACTCATTCCACAACACGGGCGAGTGTCTGAGCCTGAATGAAATGGAGATGGAGGATTACTGA
- the gigyf1a gene encoding GRB10-interacting GYF protein 1 isoform X4 → MNKAWINLTLPLLLSAVIKCVSDFNVLVSPGRLVTIGTFDLTPSDGGPRSAGWRDHSAPGESRRRKFDFDFRDSDGRGGGGGGRRRAGSEGMEDDRDGLPEWCTDEEEGDLGTFDSSGAFMPLKKGGKDMILEEELDFQGIEEEDEEEFPAESERPNNSGGDKDKESKETGFGDHQGKRSPPCSSPPNHMNPDSKAGGARMVVQDNPQQTNNLPHKGSNMLNDAGPAGLSKVHVSLSNNVSNNVGHAHASVLPSPPPSSAAPLLPPAGGDIEDDEGMKHLQQEAEKMVASLQDTSLEEECFTQALQHHQHHHHQHQQQQQRQEQQQQQDGRNTADALPLGHEAAKKWFYKDPQGEIQGPFTTMEMCEWFQAGYFTMTLLVKRGCDEGFQPLGDVIKMWGRVPFVPGPSPPPLLVRQPPPPQRPQATQRSSSVTGNLEQERLKKQQELIYQQIQQQQQLFQLINSDQGMMPSMNRSMSVPDTGSMWDMHTSASQPSGGEASLWDLTMNSSTQGPTLEQLQKQERREAELRAKREEEERKRREEKRRQEELKRREEEDLFRRKQCRQQQELIMKLLQQAPLQQGSGAGGSGWGGPSSSGMAKSGKPPALTLLEMHQEAERILKQQRVQQQRDRHSGMPMGSSSMGGQWADGVGMWGGPGGMDSKAPGGGSSGGMGMWDEAVKNQGSLRGNNNMGMKNSRSSPSLSDQYLMRRKRTEDEDKLLKLLQGMKPQDGFTTWCEQMLHALNTSTNNSSSSLDVATIVAYLKEVESPYAVLDFIRSYLGDTVEAKEFAKQFLERRAKQKANQQRQQQQLSKEVAGLNMNFPLQDSMRGMNPGALQSMFQNTHMGKAGLYDNQGGKMKKKQPMMLHSDPSILGYSFHNTGECLSLNEMEMEDY, encoded by the exons ATGAATAAAGCCTGGATTAACCTGACCCTACCACTGCTCTTGAGTGCGGTAATAAAGTGTGTATCTGACTTTAATGTTCTGGTCTCTCCCGGGCGACTGGTTACAATAGGAACTTTTGATCTAACCCCATCAGACGGAGGTCCTCGCTCAGCAGGCTGGCGGGACCACAGCGCCCCGGGCGAGAGTCGGCGCAGGAAGTTTGACTTTGACTTCCGGGACTCTGACgggcgcggcggcggtggcggcgggcggcggcgagCGGGCAGCGAGGGCATGGAGGACGACCGGGACGGGCTCCCAGAGTGGTGcacagacgaggaggagggagacctgGGCACCTTCGACTCCTCTGGAGCGTTCATGCCCCTtaag AAGGGAGGCAAGGACAtgatcctggaggaggagctggacttCCAGGGCAtcgaggaggaagatgaggaggagttcCCAGCTGAGTCTGAGAGGCCCAACAACTCCGGCGGTGATAAAGATAAGG AGAGCAAGGAGACCGGGTTCGGCGACCACCAGGGTAAACGCTCCCCACCTTGCTCCTCCCCCCCGAACCACATGAACCCCGACTCCAAGGCTGGCGGCGCAAGGATGGTTGTCCAAGACAACCCCCAGCAAACAAACAACCTGCCCCACAAAGGCAGTAACATGTTGAACGATG CAGGTCCCGCGGGGTTGTCCAAGGTCCACGTGAGCCTCAGTAACAACGTGTCCAACAACGTCGGCCATGCCCACGCCTCggtccttccctcccccccgccctcctctgcTGCTCCGCTCCTCCCTCCTGCAGGGGGAGACATCGAGGACGACGAGGGCATGAAGCACCTACAGCAG GAGGCGGAGAAGATGGTGGCGTCGCTGCAGGACACGTCCCTGGAGGAAGAGTGCTTCACCCAGGCCctgcagcaccaccagcaccaccaccaccagcaccagcagcagcagcagaggcaggaacagcagcagcagcaagacgGCCGCAACACGGCCGACGCACTCCCACTGGGCCACGAGGCTGCCAAGAAGTGGTTCTACAAGGACCCCCAGGGGGAGATCCAAG gCCCCTTCACCACCATGGAGATGTGCGAGTGGTTCCAGGCGGGCTACTTTACCATGACGCTGCTGGTGAAGCGTGGCTGCGACGAGGGCTTCCAGCCCCTCGGCGACGTCATCAAGATGTGGGGCCGGGTGCCCTTCGTCCCGGGACCCTCGCCGCCCCCGCTGCTGGTGaggcagccccctcccccccagcgcCCACAGGCCACACAGAGGAGCTCCTCTGTGACG ggtaaCCTGGAGCAGGAGCGTCTGAAGAAGCAGCAGGAGCTGATCTACCAGCAgatccagcaacagcagcagctcttCCAGCTCATCAACAG TGATCAGGGTATGATGCCTTCGATGAACAGGTCGATGTCAGTGCCAGATACAGGGTCCATGTGGGACATGCATACCTCAGCTTCTCAACCGTCGG GCGGAGAGGCCAGTCTTTGGGACTTAACAATGAATTCTTCTACTCAGGGTCCAACTCTCGAACAGCTTCAAAAG caggagagaagagaggctgAACTCAGGGCgaagcgggaggaggaggagcgcaagcgacgggaggagaagaggagacaggaggagctaaagaggagggaagaggaggacctCTTCCGGCGCAAGCAG TGCCGACAGCAGCAGGAGCTCATCATGAAGTTACTCCAGCAGGCCCCCCTGCAGCAGGGCTCCGGCGCCGGGGGCTCGGGCTGGGGAGGGCCCTCCTCCTCTGGGATGGCCAAGTCAGGAAAGCCCCCGGCTCTCACCTTGCTGGAGATGCACCAGGAGGCCGAACGCATACTGAAGCAGCAGCgggtccagcagcagagagacagg CACTCCGGCATGCCCATGGGCTCCTCCTCCATGGGGGGCCAGTGGGCGGACGGCGTGGGCATGTGGGGCGGCCCGGGGGGCATGGACTCCAAGGCCCCCGGGGGAGGCTCTTCCGGCGGGATGGGCATGTGGGACGAGGCGGTGAAGAACCAGGGCAGTCTCCGTGGCAACAACAACATGGGCATGAAGAACAGCCGCAGCAGCCCGTCGCTCAG TGACCAGTACCTGATGCGGCGCAAGCGGACGGAGGACGAGGACAAGCTGCTGAAGCTCCTCCAGGGCATGAAGCCCCAGGACGGCTTCACCACCTGGTGCGAGCAGATGCTGCACGCCCtcaacacctccaccaacaactcctcctcctcgctggatG tggCCACCATCGTTGCGTACCTGAAGGAGGTGGAGTCGCCCTACGCTGTGCTGGACTTCATCAGGTCCTACCTGGGCGACACCGTGGAAGCCAAAGAGTTTGCCAAACAGTTCCTGGAGCGCCGTGCCAAACAGAAAGCTAACCAACAGAGACAGCAGCAACAG TTATCAAAGGAAGTTGCTGGATTGAACATGAACTTCCCACTGCAG GACTCCATGCGCGGTATGAACCCCGGCGCCCTGCAGTCCATGTTCCAGAACACCCACATGGGCAAGGCTGGTCTCTATGACAACCAAGGagggaagatgaagaagaaacaGCCCATGATGCTGCATTCTGACCCCAGCATTTTAG gcTACTCATTCCACAACACGGGCGAGTGTCTGAGCCTGAATGAAATGGAGATGGAGGATTACTGA